One window of Leptospiraceae bacterium genomic DNA carries:
- a CDS encoding phosphatase PAP2 family protein, translating into MNEHHVLFENGYLFGNLFLEAIPHPTGTLGDILRWLSTLCHFMGGANFWVFLLPFVYFCYNKNFGIKLGVALLSTAFFNGLAKYFFESVRPIDLSDTILAVQSDLIKEISFGFPSGHSHVSILVWGILFLEFKNKFFRAFAVFIILFTPFSRMYAGVHYPGDVLGGFTMGLTSLLLIEFLFYKIPNFPFINLAEESKSKVIRSISLMIIAITLASTLLSKGTTHPQISSLEQVLIGTGSIAGFFVGLLYLTILFPKASEWEAVSSAKDLLTRAGFLLPGILLFYIGLGLVGKAYHIEDSLFRYFRYFITNLYIVLFAPLGWYYFIRKNEANS; encoded by the coding sequence ATGAACGAACACCATGTATTATTTGAAAATGGCTATCTATTTGGAAATCTTTTTCTAGAAGCCATTCCGCATCCAACAGGAACGTTAGGTGATATACTCAGATGGCTTTCTACTCTTTGTCACTTCATGGGAGGAGCGAATTTCTGGGTTTTCCTACTACCCTTTGTATATTTTTGTTATAACAAAAATTTCGGAATCAAATTAGGAGTTGCCCTTCTCTCGACTGCTTTCTTCAACGGGTTAGCCAAGTATTTTTTTGAAAGTGTTAGACCGATTGATTTGTCAGATACAATCCTCGCTGTGCAAAGCGATTTGATTAAAGAGATTTCTTTTGGTTTTCCTTCCGGTCATTCGCATGTTTCCATTCTAGTCTGGGGAATTTTATTTTTAGAGTTTAAAAACAAATTCTTTCGAGCATTCGCGGTCTTTATCATCTTATTCACCCCCTTTAGTAGAATGTATGCAGGAGTTCATTATCCGGGTGATGTTCTAGGCGGATTCACAATGGGGCTAACAAGCCTTTTACTCATAGAATTTCTTTTTTATAAAATTCCAAATTTTCCTTTTATAAACTTAGCAGAAGAGTCAAAATCAAAAGTAATTCGTTCCATTTCTCTTATGATCATTGCAATAACACTTGCAAGTACCCTACTTTCAAAAGGAACCACTCACCCACAAATTTCCTCTCTTGAACAAGTATTAATTGGAACGGGATCTATTGCTGGTTTTTTTGTAGGGCTTTTGTATTTAACTATCCTTTTTCCAAAAGCCTCTGAGTGGGAGGCAGTATCGAGCGCAAAAGACTTATTAACCCGCGCCGGATTTTTACTTCCGGGAATATTGCTATTTTACATTGGACTTGGCTTAGTCGGCAAAGCCTATCATATTGAAGACAGTCTATTTCGCTATTTCCGTTATTTTATAACCAACCTGTATATCGTTTTATTTGCCCCCCTTGGTTGGTATTATTTTATAAGGAAGAATGAAGCTAATTCATAA
- a CDS encoding oligosaccharide flippase family protein produces MKLIHKIQNLLKSFLKSGFLKSSIYVSLSKVFSSICNLLFMIFAVNILNKSENGVFQYYLGFLPVILAVAEFGLPSAIVKFLSSEKDDKHKIGIILSSSLLIKSISFLFLIGLALFAYFFYNEDPLIIFILLVGGTTISFVSYFESIFVSFQAYKALAFWNPLANLMRLILLYLTNHYSQLPLTYLDILSIFSLSPIFILVLFFFIFNRKQIYWGAKVHEIGLATKELSLFNTWAFVASIFAIVSDRLEIFLLNKFHSSEDVAVYGTALQLFSGFVIILSTLNSLVYPRLSALVHTDEFKTFLLKSIFASFAVAILLSPGYFLAEPILNLLFNHKYEEAIPVFKILYPNYMLQLVFAPLGIALFAMGKPRILAILALLRLVFGYLLDTALIPEFGVMGAGVAFLLGQVISWLVLVGYFWAMFWR; encoded by the coding sequence ATGAAGCTAATTCATAAAATACAAAATCTGCTAAAGAGTTTTCTGAAATCGGGATTTTTAAAGTCCTCGATTTATGTAAGCTTATCGAAAGTATTCTCTTCGATTTGCAATTTGCTCTTTATGATTTTTGCAGTAAATATTTTAAACAAATCGGAGAATGGAGTATTCCAATACTATTTGGGGTTTCTTCCCGTAATCCTCGCAGTGGCAGAATTCGGGTTGCCTTCTGCCATTGTAAAATTTCTTTCTTCAGAAAAAGACGATAAGCACAAAATTGGAATTATCCTCTCATCTTCTCTACTCATTAAAAGTATTTCATTTTTGTTTTTAATCGGACTTGCTTTGTTTGCTTATTTCTTTTACAACGAAGATCCACTGATTATATTCATTTTGCTAGTCGGCGGGACAACAATTTCATTTGTATCTTACTTTGAAAGTATCTTTGTTTCCTTTCAAGCATATAAAGCACTCGCCTTCTGGAATCCACTCGCCAACTTAATGCGGTTAATTTTATTATATCTCACAAACCATTACTCTCAATTACCTCTCACGTATTTGGATATACTTTCCATTTTTAGCTTAAGCCCGATTTTTATTTTGGTTTTATTCTTTTTTATTTTCAACAGAAAACAAATCTACTGGGGAGCAAAAGTCCATGAAATAGGACTCGCAACAAAAGAACTCTCTCTATTCAACACCTGGGCGTTTGTAGCTTCTATCTTTGCCATCGTCTCTGATAGATTAGAAATTTTTCTGCTCAATAAATTTCACTCTTCCGAAGACGTTGCAGTCTATGGAACCGCCCTTCAACTATTCAGTGGATTTGTAATCATACTCTCTACTTTGAATTCTCTCGTCTATCCGCGATTATCCGCTCTTGTGCACACAGACGAATTTAAAACTTTTCTACTCAAGTCAATCTTCGCAAGCTTTGCAGTAGCCATTTTACTTTCGCCTGGATATTTTTTAGCCGAGCCGATTTTAAACTTACTATTCAATCATAAATACGAAGAAGCAATTCCTGTTTTTAAAATTCTCTATCCCAACTACATGCTCCAACTTGTATTTGCTCCGCTCGGAATCGCACTCTTCGCCATGGGCAAACCACGAATACTCGCAATCCTCGCTCTATTGCGGCTAGTATTCGGTTATCTGCTAGACACCGCCCTCATTCCCGAATTCGGAGTTATGGGGGCAGGAGTAGCGTTTCTATTAGGACAAGTTATATCATGGCTTGTGCTCGTTGGATATTTCTGGGCGATGTTTTGGAGATAA
- a CDS encoding fructose-bisphosphatase class II produces MTNLFLIQSNPKIQDILNAIANVTEKTACKTFPEFGKMNKKKADQIAVEKMRLELSKLPFQSRVIIGEGEKDNAPMLYEDEVLGEAGFEIDIAVDPLECTTNFAKGLPNSLCVIAFTEKDGLHRMPGTYMEQWIASPKMKYPFKPKESVEKNLERLASCLQKNVSDLIIVVQDRPRHKELIEDIRSLNCGISLIDSGSLTCIMDICLEKGNYDAIIGTYGAPEGLIGAVIAKATGSEFKAIIRPHEDKHLEKWIATGRQEEEILDKNDLVTGDFFGFVATGISENSILKGIHKLEGKLAGETILLSKEINKVRKFKEE; encoded by the coding sequence ATGACAAATTTATTTTTGATACAATCTAACCCAAAAATCCAAGATATATTAAACGCAATAGCAAATGTTACAGAAAAGACCGCGTGTAAAACATTTCCCGAATTTGGGAAAATGAACAAGAAAAAGGCTGACCAGATTGCTGTTGAAAAAATGCGATTAGAACTTTCCAAACTACCTTTTCAATCTAGAGTCATAATTGGCGAAGGCGAAAAAGACAATGCACCGATGCTCTATGAAGATGAAGTATTGGGCGAAGCAGGATTTGAAATTGATATTGCGGTCGATCCACTCGAATGCACTACGAACTTCGCAAAGGGCTTACCAAATTCTCTATGCGTAATTGCTTTTACTGAAAAAGACGGACTGCATAGAATGCCCGGAACTTATATGGAACAATGGATAGCCTCACCGAAAATGAAATATCCATTTAAACCAAAAGAAAGCGTAGAAAAAAACTTAGAGCGACTCGCTTCCTGCTTACAAAAGAATGTTTCTGATTTAATCATAGTCGTTCAAGACAGACCAAGACACAAGGAGCTAATTGAAGATATCCGCTCATTAAATTGTGGAATTTCCCTCATAGACTCCGGCTCTCTTACGTGCATAATGGACATTTGCCTCGAGAAAGGAAATTACGATGCTATCATCGGAACCTATGGAGCGCCCGAAGGACTCATCGGTGCCGTCATTGCAAAAGCTACAGGGTCGGAGTTTAAAGCGATTATCCGCCCGCACGAAGATAAACACTTAGAAAAATGGATAGCAACTGGCAGACAGGAAGAAGAAATTTTAGACAAGAACGATCTTGTTACGGGAGATTTCTTTGGCTTTGTCGCGACAGGAATTTCCGAAAACTCCATTTTAAAAGGCATTCACAAACTAGAAGGTAAACTAGCAGGCGAGACAATCCTTCTATCAAAAGAAATCAACAAAGTTAGAAAGTTCAAAGAGGAATAA
- a CDS encoding DinB family protein has protein sequence MDIKYPTECSDSKEVFSIWKNFRKEVIACLQKTPADEFTKSPEEGRWSISEVGEHLYITEWNIARSVPIIMSGRGNALFAGYTKEPDYRMIKVTLMKPSGVKNPPSVSPLHKYSFEELLPLLNKAESKLEESINKYSKEELMKYKMEHPYFGDLHIFDFIWVMGMHENSHLAALKKRTQDY, from the coding sequence ATGGATATTAAATACCCAACAGAATGTAGTGATTCTAAAGAAGTCTTTTCTATTTGGAAAAATTTTCGAAAGGAAGTAATTGCCTGTTTGCAAAAAACTCCAGCAGACGAATTTACCAAAAGTCCAGAAGAAGGGCGTTGGTCTATTTCGGAAGTCGGCGAGCATCTTTACATTACGGAGTGGAATATTGCTAGATCTGTGCCAATTATAATGTCTGGTAGAGGAAATGCATTGTTTGCCGGATATACGAAAGAGCCTGACTATCGAATGATAAAAGTTACTCTGATGAAACCATCAGGTGTAAAAAATCCTCCTTCTGTTTCGCCTTTGCATAAATATAGTTTTGAAGAATTGCTTCCATTACTAAATAAAGCCGAGTCCAAATTGGAAGAGAGCATCAATAAATATTCCAAAGAAGAATTAATGAAGTATAAAATGGAGCATCCCTATTTTGGTGACTTGCATATTTTCGATTTTATTTGGGTGATGGGTATGCATGAAAATTCTCATTTAGCTGCTTTGAAAAAACGCACACAGGATTATTAG
- a CDS encoding alcohol dehydrogenase catalytic domain-containing protein, which translates to MHIKFNAFDYTAEDTFVNSEYEYSGDKNSGWEIKRNGTDYLRLGSGYELLKTKLCGVCSTDIARRFLPFPLPQITGHELVAETLDGKQHFVVEINDTPAARGDLLQDQFCMSGIPTHSPTRLVLGIDRLPGGFGPYILAPQNAMVPYDKISDLTAVMIEPFAAGLQAVIASPPKEGDSVAVLGPRRLGSLLIAALKAYKENYKIDFTITALARHEELLVLAKKLGADNGINLTKVNPESLRKFYDIVYDTTSTEAGFQSALKFAKREVHLKSTNGMEMCGFHKLTELVVDELSILPFTKENLEFRWENQTHRNDRIYSTFPVSLENKEIKVYESDILSAETLLESEEFADRLPRFDLGVASSISEVDALIRPNPANENSLIRPRGAILFKGDSAGNPLLEFINGGGSLRTSRCGDFHLAIRLLEDNKELADSLSKNMISHLYSAEKMTDAFAMAKNPNAIKVVVEHK; encoded by the coding sequence ATGCATATTAAATTTAATGCTTTCGATTATACGGCAGAAGATACCTTCGTAAATTCTGAATATGAATATTCAGGAGATAAAAATTCTGGTTGGGAAATAAAACGAAATGGAACCGACTATCTCAGGCTTGGCAGCGGATACGAATTGTTAAAGACAAAACTCTGCGGTGTTTGCTCAACTGATATTGCTAGAAGATTTCTTCCTTTCCCACTTCCACAGATTACCGGACATGAACTTGTTGCTGAGACCTTAGACGGCAAACAGCATTTTGTCGTTGAGATAAACGATACTCCTGCGGCTAGGGGTGATTTGCTGCAAGATCAATTTTGCATGTCTGGAATTCCTACTCATAGTCCGACGAGACTCGTTTTAGGAATTGATAGACTGCCCGGCGGATTTGGTCCCTATATTCTAGCTCCACAAAATGCAATGGTTCCTTACGATAAAATTTCAGATTTAACGGCAGTGATGATTGAGCCATTTGCTGCAGGCTTACAAGCAGTAATCGCTTCACCTCCGAAAGAGGGAGATTCCGTTGCTGTTCTTGGACCTAGAAGATTGGGAAGTCTTCTGATTGCTGCTCTTAAGGCGTATAAAGAAAATTATAAAATCGATTTTACAATTACAGCACTTGCGAGACACGAAGAGCTTTTGGTTTTAGCAAAAAAACTCGGAGCGGATAATGGCATTAACCTTACCAAAGTAAATCCTGAGTCTTTACGTAAATTTTACGATATTGTGTATGATACAACTAGCACGGAGGCAGGCTTTCAGTCGGCACTTAAGTTTGCGAAAAGAGAAGTGCATTTAAAATCTACAAATGGTATGGAGATGTGTGGCTTTCATAAATTAACCGAACTTGTTGTAGATGAGCTTTCTATTTTACCTTTTACAAAAGAAAATTTAGAGTTTAGATGGGAGAACCAAACGCATAGAAATGATAGAATCTATTCAACATTTCCTGTGAGCTTAGAAAACAAAGAAATCAAAGTCTACGAGTCTGATATTTTGAGTGCAGAGACACTTTTAGAATCTGAAGAGTTTGCAGATAGACTTCCCCGTTTTGACTTGGGGGTTGCTTCTTCTATTTCTGAGGTTGATGCCTTGATTCGACCAAATCCAGCAAATGAAAACTCACTCATTCGACCGAGAGGAGCGATTTTGTTTAAAGGGGATAGTGCTGGTAATCCGCTACTTGAATTTATAAACGGGGGTGGTAGTCTGCGCACTTCTCGTTGTGGAGATTTTCACTTGGCTATACGTCTCCTTGAGGATAACAAAGAATTAGCGGATAGTCTATCAAAGAATATGATTAGCCATTTGTATTCCGCAGAAAAGATGACAGATGCATTTGCAATGGCAAAAAATCCAAACGCGATCAAGGTAGTCGTTGAACATAAATGA
- a CDS encoding rhomboid family intramembrane serine protease codes for MSFIWKLFWEFPLTAAVTLFLPAFYFFVLATVPPITIQNYFYSYPGKLNLVNWFLSSLFHASVGHLLSNIAFLYFLGRAVEAKVGKGKWLLFYLMAGVISMMADSIIRGFMLGDRRVPSVGASGAISGLAAIAALLSPVTYRIAGHNFPFPVFLVAWMMVYTDFMLAFSSDMIAHWAHLAGFFSVFITAYLLNPADQARIKNGFIFNFTFFVLTVILLYLIENR; via the coding sequence ATGTCGTTTATCTGGAAATTATTCTGGGAGTTTCCGCTGACTGCTGCGGTTACTTTGTTTTTGCCCGCGTTTTATTTTTTTGTATTGGCGACAGTTCCTCCTATCACAATTCAAAATTATTTCTATTCGTATCCGGGTAAATTAAACTTAGTGAATTGGTTTTTATCCTCTCTCTTTCACGCATCTGTTGGACATTTGCTTTCCAATATTGCTTTTCTTTATTTTCTTGGACGTGCGGTGGAAGCGAAAGTAGGAAAGGGTAAATGGTTGTTATTCTATCTAATGGCAGGAGTTATTTCTATGATGGCAGACTCTATCATTCGCGGGTTTATGTTAGGAGATAGAAGAGTTCCATCAGTGGGTGCCAGCGGGGCTATATCGGGATTAGCCGCTATTGCTGCTTTGCTTTCCCCTGTGACTTATCGGATTGCCGGTCATAATTTTCCTTTTCCTGTGTTCTTAGTCGCATGGATGATGGTATACACTGATTTTATGCTCGCATTTTCTTCTGATATGATAGCGCACTGGGCACATCTGGCAGGATTTTTTTCTGTGTTTATTACGGCTTATTTACTCAATCCAGCGGACCAGGCTCGTATTAAGAATGGATTTATTTTTAATTTTACTTTTTTTGTTTTAACAGTTATCCTCTTATATCTGATTGAAAATAGGTGA